The following are encoded together in the Streptomyces tsukubensis genome:
- a CDS encoding UDP-N-acetylglucosamine--N-acetylmuramyl-(pentapeptide) pyrophosphoryl-undecaprenol N-acetylglucosamine transferase has product MRSGVAHEGFRLVVTGGGTGGHTYPALTAVRTLEARLHASGRGLDVLWIGTPDGLEARVAPAEGIPFTTVATGKIRRSSNPLKMVSPANVKDMARVPLGVAQARKIISDFRPDVVLATGGYVAVPAGLAARMCHRPLVLHEQTVRLGLANRKLAGSAARIAVSSDSSLPLLPDSVRGIAVVTGNPIRPEVLTGQADKAVTTLGLHGFDRRLPTVYVTGGAQGAQQINEVVRDALPWLLSHANVIHQCGPANFEDLQRHARSLPIELAARYHLAGFVGPELPDVLALADVVVSRSGAGTLAELTALGKPAVFVPLASSAGNEQAHNARHLEDAGAAVALLGEVTAERLRDAVGPLLTDPAHREAMARRARAHGRPDAADRLVDVILAAASG; this is encoded by the coding sequence GTGCGAAGTGGCGTCGCTCATGAGGGTTTTCGTCTGGTCGTCACAGGAGGTGGCACGGGCGGACACACCTACCCGGCACTGACCGCCGTCCGGACATTGGAGGCGCGGCTCCACGCGTCGGGCAGGGGGCTGGACGTTCTGTGGATCGGGACACCGGACGGGTTGGAGGCCCGAGTCGCTCCCGCTGAGGGGATCCCGTTCACCACGGTCGCCACGGGGAAGATCCGCCGCTCAAGCAACCCCCTGAAGATGGTGAGCCCCGCCAACGTCAAGGACATGGCCCGGGTGCCGCTCGGTGTCGCGCAGGCACGGAAGATCATCTCGGATTTCCGGCCGGACGTCGTACTCGCCACCGGCGGGTATGTCGCCGTCCCCGCCGGTCTGGCCGCCCGCATGTGCCACCGCCCGCTCGTGCTGCACGAGCAGACAGTGCGCCTCGGCCTGGCCAACCGGAAACTGGCCGGTTCCGCGGCGCGGATCGCGGTGTCGTCCGACTCCTCACTCCCGCTGCTGCCGGACTCCGTACGGGGGATCGCGGTCGTCACCGGCAACCCGATCCGGCCCGAGGTCCTGACGGGACAGGCGGACAAGGCGGTGACCACACTCGGGCTGCACGGCTTCGACCGACGCCTCCCGACGGTGTACGTGACCGGCGGCGCGCAGGGCGCCCAGCAGATCAACGAGGTCGTCAGGGACGCGCTGCCGTGGCTGCTGTCCCACGCGAACGTCATCCACCAGTGCGGGCCCGCGAACTTCGAGGATCTTCAGCGTCACGCGCGGTCCCTGCCGATTGAGTTGGCCGCCAGGTACCACCTGGCCGGTTTCGTCGGCCCCGAGTTGCCCGACGTGCTGGCGCTGGCCGACGTCGTGGTCTCCAGGAGCGGCGCGGGAACCCTGGCCGAGCTGACCGCGCTGGGCAAGCCCGCCGTATTCGTACCGCTCGCGTCCTCCGCCGGAAACGAGCAGGCGCACAACGCACGCCACCTGGAGGACGCGGGCGCGGCCGTCGCTCTGCTGGGTGAGGTGACCGCGGAGAGGCTGCGGGACGCGGTGGGCCCGCTCCTCACCGACCCCGCGCACCGCGAGGCGATGGCGCGGCGTGCTCGGGCACACGGCAGGCCGGACGCGGCGGACCGGCTTGTGGACGTGATCCTGGCCGCCGCCAGCGGCTGA
- a CDS encoding RNA polymerase sigma factor yields the protein MNAPRSGPVRVSGSLAAPHTGLPLDYQAFRQMTQRAYLRYARARTGDSATAERSVHAAFGELSKRWAEVLRSSCPAAVAWDILSRAVATHEDGRVDPRLQRGALLRLTGPQADAVLLHRQLRLTAAEAADLMGIRTSSLRALLRTAERALRVNPSLCDGSP from the coding sequence ATGAACGCGCCCCGCAGCGGCCCCGTGCGGGTGAGCGGTTCCCTGGCCGCCCCGCACACCGGTCTCCCGCTGGACTACCAGGCGTTCCGGCAGATGACCCAGCGCGCCTATCTGCGGTACGCCCGCGCGCGCACGGGGGACAGCGCCACGGCGGAGCGCTCCGTGCACGCCGCCTTCGGGGAGCTGTCCAAACGTTGGGCGGAGGTGCTGCGCAGTTCCTGCCCCGCCGCGGTCGCCTGGGACATACTGAGCCGGGCGGTCGCCACCCACGAGGACGGACGTGTCGATCCGCGGCTCCAACGCGGTGCGCTCCTCCGACTCACCGGACCGCAGGCCGACGCCGTACTGCTCCACCGCCAACTGCGGTTGACCGCGGCGGAGGCGGCAGACCTGATGGGGATACGAACCTCCTCCCTGCGGGCTCTCCTCCGCACTGCGGAACGCGCTCTGCGCGTCAACCCCTCTCTCTGTGATGGATCTCCGTGA
- a CDS encoding TetR family transcriptional regulator, translated as MSRWEPNARGRLEKAALDLYSERGFEQTTAAQIAERAGLTERTFFRHFADKREVLFGGASTLEKVFVDALAGTSDAAAPIDAMASALESAAVPFLERHEFARQRQAVIMANAELRERELIKLASLSTALAATLRRRGVPEPTANLTAEAGIAVFKVGFERWIAASGDRALVEFLRESLDELKAVAAGE; from the coding sequence ATGAGTCGATGGGAGCCGAACGCGCGGGGACGGCTGGAGAAGGCGGCGCTGGATCTCTACAGCGAGCGCGGATTCGAGCAGACCACCGCCGCGCAGATCGCCGAACGGGCCGGGCTGACGGAGCGGACGTTCTTCCGGCACTTCGCGGACAAGCGTGAGGTGCTGTTCGGAGGCGCGTCCACGCTGGAGAAGGTCTTCGTGGATGCCCTCGCGGGCACGTCGGACGCGGCGGCGCCGATCGACGCGATGGCGTCGGCGCTGGAGAGCGCCGCTGTTCCCTTCCTGGAGCGCCATGAGTTCGCCCGGCAGCGCCAGGCCGTCATCATGGCCAACGCCGAGCTGCGTGAGCGTGAGCTGATCAAGCTGGCCTCGCTCTCCACCGCACTCGCCGCCACGCTACGGAGGCGAGGGGTCCCGGAGCCGACGGCGAATCTCACCGCGGAGGCGGGCATAGCCGTCTTCAAGGTCGGGTTCGAGCGCTGGATAGCCGCGAGTGGCGACCGTGCCCTGGTGGAGTTCCTGCGGGAGTCGCTCGACGAACTCAAAGCGGTGGCGGCGGGGGAGTGA
- a CDS encoding DUF397 domain-containing protein translates to MQPDNGVTASEIPGAVWVKSSSSVADGNCVEVAELSGGSVAVRNSRFPDGPALVFTRAELAAFLTGARNSEFDHMTG, encoded by the coding sequence ATGCAGCCGGACAACGGTGTTACCGCGAGCGAGATCCCTGGTGCGGTATGGGTGAAGAGCAGTTCGAGTGTCGCCGACGGCAACTGCGTGGAAGTCGCCGAGCTGTCGGGCGGCTCCGTCGCAGTACGCAACTCACGATTCCCCGACGGTCCGGCTCTGGTCTTCACCCGGGCAGAACTCGCCGCGTTCCTCACCGGGGCGAGGAACTCCGAGTTCGATCACATGACCGGGTGA
- a CDS encoding thymidylate synthase: MADTQYEDLLRLVLTSGTAKADRTGTGTRSVFGHQLRYDLSQRFPLVTTKKVHLRSIVYELLWFLRGDSNVDWLHEHGVTIWDEWADENGDLGPVYGAQWRSWPTPDGTHIDQISDVLGTLRSDPDSRRMIVSAWNVGELSKMALAPCHAFFQFYVADGKLSCQLYQRSADLFLGVPFNIASYALLTHMVAQQVGLTPGDFIWTGGDCHIYDNHVQQVTEQLSRAPFDFPRLRLRQADSVFDYAYSDVEMVDYRHHPAIKAPVAV, from the coding sequence GTGGCGGACACGCAGTATGAAGACCTGTTGCGGCTTGTGCTCACTTCCGGAACGGCCAAGGCCGACCGGACGGGCACCGGCACCCGAAGTGTCTTCGGACACCAACTACGTTATGACCTCTCTCAGAGGTTCCCCCTGGTCACCACCAAAAAGGTGCACCTCAGATCCATCGTGTACGAGCTCCTGTGGTTCCTGCGCGGTGACTCGAACGTCGACTGGCTGCACGAGCACGGCGTCACCATCTGGGACGAATGGGCCGACGAGAACGGCGACCTCGGTCCTGTGTACGGCGCGCAGTGGCGCTCGTGGCCCACTCCGGACGGCACACACATCGACCAGATCAGCGACGTTCTCGGCACCTTGCGCAGCGACCCGGACTCCCGGCGGATGATCGTCTCCGCCTGGAACGTCGGCGAACTGTCCAAGATGGCGCTCGCGCCGTGCCACGCCTTCTTCCAGTTCTACGTCGCCGATGGCAAGCTCTCCTGCCAGCTGTACCAGCGCAGCGCGGACCTCTTCCTCGGCGTTCCTTTCAACATCGCCAGCTACGCGCTCCTCACCCACATGGTGGCGCAGCAGGTGGGCCTCACGCCGGGCGACTTCATCTGGACCGGCGGCGACTGCCACATCTACGACAACCACGTCCAGCAGGTGACCGAGCAGCTCTCGCGCGCCCCGTTCGACTTCCCCAGGCTGCGGCTGCGGCAGGCCGACTCGGTTTTCGACTACGCCTACTCCGACGTGGAAATGGTCGACTACCGGCACCACCCGGCCATCAAGGCCCCGGTCGCGGTATGA
- a CDS encoding D-alanyl-D-alanine carboxypeptidase family protein, which yields MGSHARPNRIHRTGVRIAMVALVGAALPVTAGGLAEAATPGATHSADENDQQNSETTTPAGQDGSEATTPADQTEETPQRSETEQQSQTDQQPETDQRSRTEQSTQPAQQAKTADTEDAKDQAAPKINADHAFLLDARDGSQEREMWGGSKADESVPMASTTKIMTAIVVLKHPEWLNRQITVKQEYRDYVAKEGSSTADLQTGDKLTVKQLLHAALIPSGADAAMALADNFGSGDTIDARIADFVAQMNAEAQQLNLSGTHFDTFDGISHGNNHSTARDLAKLGQRAMLQPVFADVVQNTQYKTEAPAANGHTRYYTWNNTNELLGTYDGALGVKTGSGPEDGYCVVFAAKRDNRTLVGAILGDDTGRFDDATKMLDWGFAH from the coding sequence ATGGGTTCCCACGCCCGCCCCAACCGGATACACCGCACCGGAGTCCGGATCGCGATGGTCGCACTCGTCGGGGCCGCCCTGCCCGTCACCGCCGGCGGTCTCGCCGAGGCGGCCACCCCCGGCGCCACGCACTCCGCCGACGAGAACGACCAGCAGAACAGCGAGACCACCACTCCGGCCGGCCAGGACGGCAGCGAGGCCACCACTCCCGCCGACCAGACGGAGGAGACGCCGCAGCGCTCCGAGACCGAGCAGCAGTCCCAGACCGACCAGCAGCCCGAGACTGATCAGCGGTCCAGGACCGAGCAGTCGACGCAGCCTGCCCAGCAGGCGAAGACCGCCGACACGGAGGACGCCAAGGACCAGGCCGCTCCCAAGATCAACGCTGACCACGCCTTCCTGCTGGACGCCCGCGACGGCAGCCAGGAGCGGGAGATGTGGGGTGGGTCCAAGGCCGACGAGAGCGTGCCGATGGCCAGCACCACCAAGATCATGACCGCCATCGTGGTGCTCAAGCACCCGGAGTGGCTGAACCGGCAGATCACGGTGAAGCAGGAGTACCGGGACTACGTGGCGAAGGAGGGCTCCAGCACCGCCGACCTTCAGACCGGCGACAAGCTGACTGTCAAGCAGCTGCTGCACGCCGCCCTGATCCCGTCCGGCGCGGACGCGGCAATGGCCCTGGCCGACAACTTCGGCTCCGGGGACACCATTGACGCGCGGATCGCCGACTTCGTGGCGCAGATGAACGCCGAGGCGCAGCAGCTGAACCTGAGCGGTACGCACTTCGACACCTTCGACGGCATCTCGCACGGCAACAATCACAGCACCGCCCGCGACCTGGCCAAGCTCGGCCAGCGCGCGATGCTGCAGCCGGTCTTCGCGGATGTCGTGCAGAACACGCAGTACAAGACCGAGGCCCCGGCGGCCAACGGGCACACCCGTTACTACACCTGGAACAACACCAACGAGCTGCTGGGCACCTACGACGGTGCCCTGGGTGTCAAGACGGGCAGTGGCCCGGAGGACGGCTACTGCGTCGTCTTCGCCGCCAAGCGGGACAACCGCACGCTGGTCGGCGCGATCCTCGGTGACGACACGGGCCGCTTCGACGACGCCACCAAGATGCTCGACTGGGGCTTCGCCCACTGA
- a CDS encoding SDR family oxidoreductase, with protein MQIAVIGGTGLIGSQVVSNLRAAGHDVSSLSLSTGVDLLSGKGLDEALKGAQAVVNLTNSPTFDDASLAFFRTSMDNLLASARQAGVGHVVILSIVGADQVPDLDYYRAKVLQEDILKAGPLPYSIVRATQFFEFMEGVLSWTSDQDTVRLPATPLQPMAAADVARAVADVTAATPLRGTRDIAGPEVMTLDEIGRITLAAHGDHRTVTVDDSAGMFAAVTGDAIVAGPDAVIATTSYREWLSR; from the coding sequence ATGCAGATCGCGGTGATCGGCGGGACCGGCCTCATCGGCTCCCAGGTCGTGAGCAACCTTCGAGCGGCGGGACACGACGTGTCCTCCCTCTCCCTGTCGACCGGGGTGGACCTGCTCAGTGGCAAGGGGCTGGACGAAGCGCTGAAGGGGGCGCAGGCGGTCGTGAACCTCACCAACTCGCCGACCTTCGACGACGCGTCGCTCGCCTTCTTCCGGACATCGATGGACAACCTTCTGGCCTCGGCGCGGCAGGCGGGCGTCGGCCACGTGGTCATTCTGTCCATCGTCGGCGCCGACCAGGTTCCCGACCTCGACTACTACCGGGCCAAGGTCCTCCAGGAGGACATCCTCAAAGCCGGTCCGCTCCCGTACTCGATCGTCAGGGCCACCCAGTTCTTCGAGTTCATGGAAGGCGTCCTGTCCTGGACCTCGGATCAGGACACCGTTCGCCTGCCCGCCACCCCGCTCCAGCCGATGGCCGCCGCCGATGTCGCCAGGGCCGTCGCCGACGTGACCGCCGCTACGCCCCTGCGGGGCACCCGCGACATCGCGGGGCCCGAGGTCATGACCCTCGACGAGATCGGAAGGATCACCCTCGCCGCCCACGGCGACCACCGCACTGTCACCGTCGACGACAGCGCGGGCATGTTCGCCGCCGTCACCGGCGACGCCATCGTCGCCGGACCTGACGCCGTCATCGCGACCACCTCCTACAGGGAGTGGCTGAGCCGCTGA
- a CDS encoding SDR family oxidoreductase, with product MRVLVTGASGWIGSALVPELIGVGHQVVGLARSDASAAALKKAGAEPLLGTLDDLDTLRAATAESDGVIHLAFKHDIAFSGGFEEASDADRQVIDMFGEALAGSDRPFLIASGLLGLAPGRVATEKDGQAPASGETAPVEGGPSKRAANARATVALADRGVRSSVVRLPPTVHGDGDLGFLPTLIATARDKGVSGYVGDGANRWPAVHRSDAARLFQLALESAPAGSTLHASAEEGVPIRAVAEVIGRHLDLPVVSVDPADAAEHFGWLGGSVGLDAPSSSAYTRELLGWRPTRPGLLDDLAEGHYFARPSA from the coding sequence ATGCGTGTATTGGTCACAGGTGCGTCCGGCTGGATCGGATCCGCCCTCGTTCCCGAGCTCATCGGCGTCGGCCACCAGGTCGTCGGCCTCGCCCGCTCGGACGCCTCCGCCGCCGCTCTGAAGAAGGCCGGAGCCGAACCGCTCCTCGGCACGCTGGACGATCTCGACACCCTGCGCGCCGCGACCGCGGAGTCCGACGGGGTCATCCACCTCGCTTTCAAGCACGACATCGCGTTCAGCGGCGGCTTCGAGGAGGCCTCCGACGCCGACCGACAGGTCATCGACATGTTCGGAGAGGCCCTCGCCGGCTCCGACCGCCCGTTCCTCATCGCCTCCGGGCTGCTCGGCCTGGCGCCGGGGCGGGTCGCGACCGAGAAGGACGGCCAGGCTCCCGCCTCCGGCGAGACGGCCCCCGTGGAAGGCGGTCCCAGCAAGCGGGCCGCCAACGCGCGCGCGACCGTGGCCCTCGCCGACCGCGGTGTCCGCTCCTCCGTCGTACGCCTCCCTCCGACCGTGCACGGCGACGGGGACCTCGGCTTCCTGCCCACCCTGATCGCCACCGCCAGGGACAAGGGAGTCTCCGGCTACGTCGGGGACGGAGCCAACCGCTGGCCCGCCGTTCACCGCTCCGACGCCGCACGCCTCTTCCAGCTGGCACTGGAGAGCGCCCCGGCCGGTTCCACGCTGCACGCCTCGGCGGAGGAGGGCGTGCCGATCCGTGCCGTCGCCGAGGTGATTGGGCGCCACCTCGACCTGCCCGTCGTCTCGGTCGACCCCGCCGACGCGGCGGAACACTTCGGCTGGCTCGGCGGTTCCGTCGGCCTGGACGCCCCGTCCTCCAGTGCCTACACCCGCGAATTGCTGGGATGGCGGCCCACCCGCCCCGGCCTGCTCGACGACCTCGCGGAGGGCCACTACTTCGCCCGTCCTTCCGCGTGA
- a CDS encoding helix-turn-helix domain-containing protein — MSAVPDLPEPPQGGEDSVIPMRRDGQAAVWLMVGEQLRSLRQDRGLGLKDVAPIIRSSVSKISRLERGESPPKDRDVLDLVRYYGLSPQERRSIESLLQQAHNEEWYEHYNDVTPTYLRRLISLEGIAEEICTYENHVVPGLLQTPDYARALVKAAMPNATEETLDRIVDLRINRQLILDQDIPRVSALLDQGILLRPRGGTTVMRRQLEHLLHAADVAKVNIRIVEFVRGASVSPPYPITHLKFRDGGPAELAYVEHVTGATYVTRPLDLDEHRNVLSTLRDAAATMERSKTVLRKAIEMYR; from the coding sequence ATGTCCGCCGTTCCCGATCTTCCCGAACCGCCGCAGGGCGGGGAGGACTCGGTCATTCCCATGCGTAGGGACGGCCAGGCGGCTGTCTGGCTCATGGTGGGCGAACAGTTGCGCAGTCTGCGCCAGGACCGCGGGCTCGGGCTCAAGGACGTCGCTCCGATCATTCGGAGTTCGGTCTCCAAGATCAGCAGGCTGGAACGCGGCGAGAGTCCGCCCAAGGACCGCGATGTACTGGACCTGGTCCGGTACTACGGCCTCTCTCCACAGGAGAGGAGGTCGATCGAGAGTCTTCTGCAACAGGCGCACAACGAAGAGTGGTATGAGCACTACAACGACGTCACGCCCACCTACCTCAGGCGTCTGATCTCCCTGGAAGGCATCGCGGAGGAGATCTGTACCTATGAGAACCACGTAGTGCCCGGCCTCCTGCAGACGCCGGACTACGCGAGGGCTCTCGTCAAAGCGGCCATGCCCAACGCTACCGAGGAAACACTCGACCGGATCGTGGACCTGCGCATCAACCGGCAACTGATCCTCGATCAGGACATCCCCCGGGTGAGCGCACTGCTGGACCAGGGCATCCTGCTCCGCCCTCGCGGCGGTACGACCGTCATGCGCCGACAGCTGGAACACCTGTTGCACGCCGCGGACGTGGCCAAGGTCAACATTCGAATCGTGGAGTTCGTCCGTGGCGCCAGTGTGTCGCCTCCCTACCCCATCACCCATCTGAAGTTCCGTGACGGTGGGCCGGCCGAACTGGCTTATGTCGAACACGTCACCGGGGCCACCTATGTGACACGGCCCCTGGATCTGGACGAGCACCGCAATGTGCTGAGCACCCTGCGGGACGCCGCGGCCACCATGGAGCGGAGCAAGACGGTACTGAGGAAGGCCATCGAGATGTACCGGTAG
- a CDS encoding purine-cytosine permease family protein produces MSLPHARGDAPTAEARSVFGGRMPAAPGDLRIEARGIVPVPESGRYGGPARLFTVWFAPNLTMTGVFSGTVGITVGLDFPTALAAVVLGTLVGAVPTAYLGTWGSLTGAGQLPLARLAFGRSIAVPGALQWLSSVAWDALIGLFGGEALARLCGLPFWLGVLVMMAGQGGLGVLGYEAIHRLQKLMTFVLAAAFLALAFQLRGVHPAAHGSATGADRVGAFLLTSTIALSLALSWAPYASDFSRYLPRATSRPRMFWYTLLGVSVSFVAVQTLGLWGASVLTDQTARGVEQLLGGGVFGRLGLLAVALAALCSNAMNDYSGSLALQTIGVRVPRPLAAALAAVLGFPLVLWMHAADTAARFQNVLLFVGYWIPGFVAVVVVDWFARSESRGSADFDANPERESPRHTWPALVAFFAAFGAAVLCMNNGLYTGPVSRALHGGDVAYYAAFLVALLVYVPLRPRRPAKL; encoded by the coding sequence ATGTCACTGCCCCATGCCCGCGGCGACGCACCCACGGCGGAGGCGCGCTCCGTCTTCGGCGGGCGGATGCCGGCCGCCCCCGGTGACCTGCGGATCGAGGCGCGGGGGATCGTGCCGGTGCCGGAGAGCGGTCGCTACGGCGGCCCCGCCCGGCTGTTCACTGTGTGGTTCGCGCCGAATCTGACCATGACCGGCGTGTTCAGCGGCACGGTCGGTATCACCGTCGGCCTCGACTTCCCGACCGCGTTGGCCGCCGTGGTCCTGGGCACGCTCGTCGGCGCCGTTCCCACCGCGTATCTGGGGACGTGGGGCAGTCTGACGGGGGCGGGGCAACTCCCCCTGGCCCGACTGGCCTTCGGGCGGTCCATAGCGGTCCCCGGGGCCCTCCAGTGGCTGTCCTCGGTGGCCTGGGACGCGCTCATCGGCCTTTTCGGCGGCGAGGCGCTCGCCCGGCTGTGCGGCTTGCCGTTCTGGCTGGGTGTGCTCGTCATGATGGCCGGTCAGGGTGGACTGGGCGTGCTGGGCTACGAGGCCATTCACCGCCTGCAAAAACTGATGACCTTCGTACTCGCCGCCGCCTTCCTTGCCCTCGCCTTCCAGCTGCGGGGCGTCCACCCCGCCGCGCACGGCAGCGCGACGGGGGCGGACCGTGTGGGCGCGTTCCTCCTGACCAGCACGATCGCGCTGAGCCTGGCACTGTCCTGGGCCCCGTACGCCAGTGACTTCAGCCGCTATCTGCCCCGCGCCACGTCCCGCCCGCGCATGTTCTGGTACACCCTCCTCGGCGTCTCCGTCTCGTTCGTCGCGGTCCAGACACTCGGCCTGTGGGGTGCTTCGGTGCTTACGGATCAGACGGCGAGGGGCGTCGAACAGCTGCTGGGCGGCGGGGTGTTCGGCAGGTTGGGGCTGCTGGCCGTGGCGCTCGCGGCCCTGTGCAGCAACGCCATGAACGACTACAGCGGCTCGCTCGCCCTTCAGACCATCGGCGTACGCGTCCCGCGTCCCCTCGCCGCGGCGCTCGCCGCCGTCCTCGGCTTTCCGCTGGTGCTGTGGATGCACGCGGCCGACACCGCCGCACGCTTCCAGAACGTCCTGCTGTTCGTCGGTTACTGGATCCCCGGGTTCGTCGCCGTGGTGGTGGTCGACTGGTTCGCCAGGTCGGAATCGAGGGGGAGCGCCGACTTCGACGCGAACCCGGAACGGGAGAGCCCACGGCACACATGGCCGGCGCTCGTGGCGTTCTTCGCCGCCTTCGGCGCCGCGGTGCTGTGCATGAACAACGGCCTGTACACCGGTCCCGTCTCGCGGGCCCTGCACGGCGGCGACGTGGCGTACTACGCCGCTTTCCTCGTCGCGCTCCTCGTCTACGTCCCGTTGAGGCCGCGCCGCCCCGCGAAGCTCTGA
- a CDS encoding SAM-dependent methyltransferase: protein MPNGEQPHTHVIDMNTPSVARMYDWLLGGVENYASDRDACAELLDIAPSTQLLARNNRSFLRRMVRILVEEFGITQFLDHGSGLPTQDNVHQVAQRIDPDCRVAYVDIDPMVLAHGRTVLQENSNTLVLKEDMRETLKIRKATEGFLDWNKPIAALFVSVMHCLPDTDDYRDPAAVIRTVADQLVPGSCMVICQLVSDDAFVRDEVTRLMDESTHGHWGRVRQKEEVRRYFDGLEIVPPGLVDVIDWRPETPPPPSELRAPDWVEWGGVATL, encoded by the coding sequence ATGCCGAACGGGGAGCAACCTCATACACACGTAATCGACATGAACACGCCGAGTGTGGCCCGCATGTACGACTGGCTCCTTGGCGGAGTCGAGAACTACGCCTCGGACCGGGACGCGTGCGCGGAACTTCTCGACATCGCGCCCAGTACGCAACTGCTGGCCCGCAACAACCGTTCATTCCTGCGCCGGATGGTCCGCATTCTGGTCGAGGAGTTCGGCATCACACAGTTCCTCGATCACGGATCAGGGCTGCCCACTCAGGACAACGTGCACCAAGTGGCCCAGCGCATCGATCCTGACTGCCGCGTCGCTTACGTGGACATCGACCCCATGGTCCTGGCCCACGGCCGCACCGTCCTTCAGGAGAACAGCAACACGCTCGTTCTGAAAGAGGACATGCGCGAGACCTTGAAGATCCGCAAAGCCACCGAAGGGTTCCTCGACTGGAACAAGCCGATCGCCGCTCTGTTCGTCTCGGTCATGCACTGTCTGCCCGATACCGATGACTACCGCGACCCGGCTGCCGTCATCAGGACTGTGGCCGATCAGCTGGTGCCGGGCAGCTGCATGGTCATCTGCCAACTCGTCAGCGACGATGCCTTCGTGCGGGACGAGGTCACCCGGCTGATGGACGAGAGCACCCACGGACACTGGGGGCGGGTACGCCAGAAGGAGGAAGTGCGACGTTACTTCGACGGGCTGGAGATCGTCCCGCCCGGCCTCGTCGATGTCATCGACTGGCGCCCTGAGACTCCACCGCCTCCCTCCGAACTGAGGGCACCCGACTGGGTCGAGTGGGGTGGCGTCGCCACGCTCTGA